One genomic region from Lynx canadensis isolate LIC74 chromosome E1, mLynCan4.pri.v2, whole genome shotgun sequence encodes:
- the ARL16 gene encoding ADP-ribosylation factor-like protein 16 isoform X2, translating into MCLLLGASGVGKTLLVKRLQKLSSGDGKGDLGDAPPTRPTVGTNLTDIVVQRKITIRELGGCMGPIWSSYFGNCHSLLFMMDAANPTQLSASCVQLLGLLSAEQLAEASVLILFNKIDLPCYMTVDEMKSLIRLPDIIACAKQNITTAEISAQKGTGLSEVLRWLQDTHRTDRRLPGGEP; encoded by the exons ATGTGTCTTCTTCTGGGAGCCTCGGGTGTCGGGAAAACGCTGTTGGTGAAAAGGCTGCAGA AGCTGAGCTCCGGGGATGGGAAGGGCGACCTGGGCGATGCTCCCCCGACGCGCCCCACG GTGGGCACCAACCTTACTGACATCGTCGTCCAGAGAAAGATTACCATCCGGGAGCTGGGGGGGTGCATGGGCCCCATCTGGTCCAGCTACTTTGGAAATTGCCACTCTCTCCTG tTCATGATGGACGCCGCTAACCCCACTCAGCTGTCCGCGTCCTGTGTGCAACTCCTGGGCCTCCTTTCTGCAGAACAACTCGCAGAAGCATCCGTCTTGATTCTCTTCAATAAGAT CGATCTGCCCTGTTACATGACCGTAGACGAGATGAAGTCATTGATCAGGCTCCCAGACATCATTGCCTGTGCCAAGCAGAACATCACCACGGCCGAAATCAGCGCCCAGAAGGGCACTGGCTTATCGGAGGTGCTGCGCTGGCTCCAGGACACCCACAGAACTGACAGGCGACTGCCAGGAGGAGAACCGTGA
- the ARL16 gene encoding ADP-ribosylation factor-like protein 16 isoform X1, giving the protein MGPIWSSYFGNCHSLLFMMDAANPTQLSASCVQLLGLLSAEQLAEASVLILFNKIDLPCYMTVDEMKSLIRLPDIIACAKQNITTAEISAQKGTGLSEVLRWLQDTHRTDRRLPGGEP; this is encoded by the exons ATGGGCCCCATCTGGTCCAGCTACTTTGGAAATTGCCACTCTCTCCTG tTCATGATGGACGCCGCTAACCCCACTCAGCTGTCCGCGTCCTGTGTGCAACTCCTGGGCCTCCTTTCTGCAGAACAACTCGCAGAAGCATCCGTCTTGATTCTCTTCAATAAGAT CGATCTGCCCTGTTACATGACCGTAGACGAGATGAAGTCATTGATCAGGCTCCCAGACATCATTGCCTGTGCCAAGCAGAACATCACCACGGCCGAAATCAGCGCCCAGAAGGGCACTGGCTTATCGGAGGTGCTGCGCTGGCTCCAGGACACCCACAGAACTGACAGGCGACTGCCAGGAGGAGAACCGTGA